The Megalobrama amblycephala isolate DHTTF-2021 unplaced genomic scaffold, ASM1881202v1 scaffold548, whole genome shotgun sequence genome includes the window TTGCTCTTTggcaaaattttaaaacaattatgaaaaatcaaaccaaaccaaaaaaaaaaaaaaaagatacacatACTAGAATAAGAACTCACTAATGTACATGTCCCGTCTTTTTACAGACCTCTCTGGAGGCAAAATTCGTGTGGAAAGCCTGAGAATTTCTGAtaaaaaagcagaaaaactgAATATGAAGAGTTACACCATGGATGTAATCAACAATTTTAGAGGTCGGATTGGTTGGCCATTTGGTAGGTTGAACTGTTTCTAATATCCATCCATTCTCCACACCACTTTTCTAGAGTTGTGGGGATGCTGATTTACACCTTAGTGTACCttagtgttaccaaaatttccatctattattttaacaaactaataaacgtaatgtgatgcatatttgtcagtcaCACATCAATAAAACAGATCAGAACCTGTTTCAACCTGGTTATTGTGaattaagaaaaaaacactttagcaCTATTATAGaaaactgattcattcatgtacgactgacaaatatgcattacattaagtttattagtttgtgttaAAACTGTATAATtcaaatggatggaaattttaaatgcaatttttgaTTTTATAGCAAGATTGATACGTATACCActgtacatttaatattttagatatttaagATTCAAGATTCAGATATTTTTATCCTCTAGTTCTTTTGAAAACCAGTTAGTTCTATTAAAAGACAAAATACTTGTCTGACCCTGTAATGAAACATGTAGTCAAGAAGTCTATACAGCCAACATTGTTCTCGATAAGAACTCAAAATCAAAACTACActgtcaaaatgaacaaaataacaAGGGAATATATTACAAATCCAACTGTCAAACCGTGTTTTTGCCTTGCCCCAAATCACTGTCGTAAACCTATAATAATCAGCCTATTTATATTTAAGCTGTTGATATGGATTTTGCATGAAACTGCTtacttctgtgtttatgtctatctataaataaatgaaagaagTTCAGGCTACTATATGCAGTGGAAGGTGTCATAATAGCTTGAATCCACGACAAATGAACATTGAAACTAAATGAGTTTACAAGCAaaaagtgaaagagagagaaccAGTAATAAAACATGAATCAACATAATTAGAGTAGCAGTTCTTTCTTAAGTTCAGAAAACAATCTTTATGCTGGTAACAATCTCTAAACCAGTTTTGAGTATTTGCCTATAAATATCCTTACTTGCGCTATATTCCAGATAGATCATATTTTAGATTTTTCTCACCTCCTTCTAGGAAATAACGTCTGGAACGCCACTCAAAGTCAGCCATTTTGCGTGAACTCGGGGTACATCGATCAACCCCGACCTCAGCGACATGTGTCATTTTGAGTCAATTCCAAGATGTTGTGTCCTGACGCCAATGGATATgaatgtaaaaacaaactttaacaTTAGACATTAAGTTTGTGTAATGTTACCTTCATTTTGCTTTTCGTCAGCAGTTTTCAAAGcgattttatgtcatttttattctattttgccATAATCAACACAAATACGCAATATGCTCTCATTGTGTCATGTGGTCAACATGTGAATGTGACGTATGAGTGACTGGAACTCACTGAGGTCTGAAGTGGGACATTTCATTTCATCCAACCTCATCTGGAACGCAGCATGAGTTATAGTTTCCACGATtatcttttaattttaaaaatgtattacagtatCTATTTGGCAATCttttaaaacaattatgaaaatCAAACCATGAAACAAAAAAGATGCATACTAGAATAAGAAGAACTCACTAACATGTACATGTCCCGTCTTTTTACAGAGCTCTCTGGAGGCCAAAGTCATGTGGAGTTTCCACGGTTAAGtaagcaccaatcagaggctgcattttcatgatgtcatcatgtagacttcttacaaagtattttacagtattttaaaaatacaaaacactaaagtataaagtgatacaaaacactaaagtataaAGTGATACAAAacacaaagccattttcatcaaccctatcaaatacaaaaatattattttgtatttgaaatacatgtatcaaatactgcccatccctgtatatgtataatatatatataaaattgatataagtgattactcggatttaaacctaactacattgtatttatataaagcatataatgCATTTCCCCGgcatcgaaatcaggcacatataaatgtcaggaaacacgactcctggctgcatgtcaatatccatggattaggtttatttgacatgtCATAAAgaacactttcgagcccaacctttagtgtaatcgtttgttttactcgcgttttcgcagttccccctattaaatccagtcacgcagcaggttcttctgccactcagtccagctgagggagcgcgttccggtcaatgcataccctctatagtaattaacaagacacagctgAACTCAAACACTAATCAATCTGTAACCAAGGAGACAAACAAGTGGCAGGAAACTTATGCTTCAACCACTAGAAGGCCAAAAGAACTATTTACTCAGCCTGAAAACTGAAGACCTTAATTAATAAGAGTGCATTTGTTTTCAGGTGCTTGGACGAGCATTATTAAATGCATGAATCACTGGACCTGGGGCAGGAATTATAACTTCCTCCACGACATGACAGGTAAGAACAGACCTGCTGACTGGAAATTCTGTgtgaataatataataatgctgTGATCCCTCAGGTGAAGCAGTGCCCTCCACTCTTCAGGAAACTGAGACGAGAGACTATGAAGATGCCGGACTGTTGCTGAACTCACCCTACTTCTCAGTGctgagaaaagagagagacatcGACCTCATCATTTCACTGGATTTCAGTGAGGGTGATCCTTTCATggtattatacacatttttcatTCTCTACAGTTTCACTCAAAAGAAAATgttagtgatttaaaaaaaataagagcaATTGTgatgcttttccactgcagacAGTGAAGGAAGCTGCCAAGATGTGCAAGGAACTAAACATCCCTTTCCCTGAGGTCAACATTCCCAGTGAGGACTTACAGAAACCGAAGGACTTCTATGTGTTCAAAGGCAAAAACACTCCAACTGTGATCCACATCCCTCTCTTTAATATGGTCAACTGTGGAGGCAAGTTAAAGTCTTACAATGTcctgaataaaactgaaatatcaacTGTGTTCTGATTtaagtgtgttcatgtttcttcAGATAAAATTGAGGCCAAGAGGAAAAGTTATAAGACCTTTCAAGGTCCTTACAGCGCTGAGATGATCACTGATCTCATGGAGGTCGCTGgaaaaaacatcacaaacaaCAGAGGAAAACTGGTGGAGCAGATCCGTGCGGCCGTTGGGCAAAAAGGATCCAGGCGTTAATGTTTAAAATCTGAATATAGACTAAACTGATTTGCATATCAGCAGTGTTGGGGGAAACGCATTATAAGTAAcatgagttatgtaatcagattactttttttcaagtaactagtaaagtaatgcattacttttaaatgtgcattgtaatatctgagttactttttcaaataagtagcacaagttactttgttatttattatttattattattatttattattattatatacgcCTCTCCTGTCGCCATGTTGAGAGGATGTGTGGaacgtaacacattactttccttaaaaagtaactaagtaatgcaatagtGACTTTTTATGGCGGTAATGCGTTCATTTccaaagtaactttccccaacactgcatatcagtcattttaatttatttttaatttatttcagtcagtttaatttatttttctgtcagcattttttttcttctgcaaaatgctttttttcctgCTAATTCTGTTTAATATGTTTCTGCATgtttcaatgtttcatcattATGCCAGCTGATTATAATAAAACAGAGTTTTGGTCCTGAATGCTGACTGGTCAATTCAGAGTTTCATCATCCCCCCCCCCCCTGGTATTTTGGacatacagtatttaaaatggGTTCTTATTAATTCCAAAAGGGTTAGGATTTTGGTTTCCCTAAACACAGTGTGATAATTAAATTTCCAAGAAATTTCTTCCATGCCCTTAACAgttaaatacactaaaaaaGTTAAGTATTTGCATCTATTTGATTTTAGTTTAGTaatcatattttcaaaaatgcatCTACTGTATTTGATTCCTTATAATCAGTATAAACCAGCCCATTTGTGAAAACTATCAAATTGAATCAGTTAAAGTTTTTATAAAGTTCTTAATGTTAATGTAAATCTAATGTAaatctatgtggtgtttttaatatgctttaagacaaaccatgtgcaaattcatcagtcaacaccattgctgagaaTTTTGTCCTTAAAtctgaaatgaaaaaaacacgatttgaaatcgctggtgtgtGTGACAcctagcctgacttcgtcatactcatattctagggcagaatgtgagtctgatactgctccattgcacttgaattatggggcgtgtcttaaccgaaccagtaaaaaaaaaaaaaaaactctgcactcaattggatagacctacaaccagagcaacgcagtaagtgacgtatgttgaacttgtacttaaacttttgccgaatcctgTTGGAAGGatggcaaacacatctttcccatcgacaaatgccttgattgtggttctttgttcgtcttttaaaattaatgcgctgtcgatttcttttattacagacgtgatagcggaatctaaacatcttacttctccagctgcagtcatcgttggtgaaaaccaattcaacccaagcgctctttg containing:
- the LOC125262000 gene encoding cytosolic phospholipase A2 gamma-like isoform X2, coding for MYMSRLFTDLSGGKIRVESLRISDKKAEKLNMKSRIGWPFELSGGQSHVEFPRLSAWTSIIKCMNHWTWGRNYNFLHDMTGEAVPSTLQETETRDYEDAGLLLNSPYFSVLRKERDIDLIISLDFSEGDPFMTVKEAAKMCKELNIPFPEVNIPSEDLQKPKDFYVFKGKNTPTVIHIPLFNMVNCGDKIEAKRKSYKTFQGPYSAEMITDLMEVAGKNITNNRGKLVEQIRAAVGQKGSRR
- the LOC125262000 gene encoding cytosolic phospholipase A2 gamma-like isoform X1 is translated as MYMSRLFTDLSGGKIRVESLRISDKKAEKLNMKSYTMDVINNFRGRIGWPFELSGGQSHVEFPRLSAWTSIIKCMNHWTWGRNYNFLHDMTGEAVPSTLQETETRDYEDAGLLLNSPYFSVLRKERDIDLIISLDFSEGDPFMTVKEAAKMCKELNIPFPEVNIPSEDLQKPKDFYVFKGKNTPTVIHIPLFNMVNCGDKIEAKRKSYKTFQGPYSAEMITDLMEVAGKNITNNRGKLVEQIRAAVGQKGSRR